The Capsicum annuum cultivar UCD-10X-F1 chromosome 1, UCD10Xv1.1, whole genome shotgun sequence sequence atatccaactgataaagaggccaatgacgaACGGCAGCAATGGATAGGAAAAGACGGACATATGCTATTTTAGCCACTGGAGAAAAAatgtcactataatcaagcccaaatatttgCGTGTATTCTTTGGCAACGAGGCGAGTCTTAAGCCGATCAACCTGACCGTCTGGACCAACTTTAACCGCATAAACCCAACGGcaaccaacagtagatttacctgcaggaagaaaaacaagctcccaagtaccactcgCATGTAAAGCAGACATCTCATCTATCAAAGTCTGCTTCCATCCTGAatgagaaagtgcttcacctaTAGTCTTAGGTATGGAAATAGACGACAAAGAcgatacaaaagcataatggggtgatgataaacgatgataactcaagaaaatatagtgtgggttagcattacgagtggaacacatacctttttgaagtgcaactgaTTGGCTAGAAGAAGGCAAGTCCGCAGTAGGAGCAGCGTCCGACGCATGACATGAATCATCTGGAACTAATGGTAGACGCGGACGACAATGATAAGTCAAAAGTGGTGGCACTGTAGCAGGAGATGTAGAAGTAACTGTTGATTCCTTAAAGGTTGGGTCGGGTAAGTCTGGAGATATGGGTAAGACCAAAGATGGTGCAAGTAAGACTGGAGATACGAGTAAAATCTCAGAGATATCAGATGATCAGAAGATATATAGTAAGGTCGAGattcaaaaaaattgatatcGGCGGACATAAAGTAGCGACGAAGATCTGGTGAATAACAACGATACCCTTTTTAAACTCAagagtaaccaaggaagacacaCTTGAGAGCACAaggggctaatttatcttttccagGGGCTAAGTTATGGACAAAACATGTGCTCTCAAAGACACGAGGggggatagagtagagatgtgactgTTGAAACAATATAGAATAGGGAACTTTATTCTGAAGGGAAGATGATGGCATTCTATTAATTAGATAACAAGATGTGAGAACTGCATCGCCCCAAAATTACAGCGAaacatgggattcaatgagaagagtgcgagcagtctcaagaagatgcctattttttctttctggtATACCATTTTGCTGAGGGGTGTATGGACAAGATGTCTGGTGAACaattccttgatgagtcataaactcctgaaacggagaggataagtattctaaggcattgtCACTATGAAAAGtacgaatagaaacaccaaattgagtctgtatttcagcacaaaaacttttgaatatagaaaatatctcagaatgatctttcattaagaaaacccaagtacatcatgaaaaatcatcaatgaaactaacaaaataacgaAAACCTAAAggtgaactgactctactaggacctCAAATATCAGAATgtactaatgagaaaatagactcgGAACGACTATCAATACTACGTGGGAAAATAGCACAggtgtgtttcccaagttgacatgACTACGTGGGAAAATAGCACAGGTGTGTTTCCAAGTTGACATGACTCAGaatctaatgtggataaactagacaaactaggcaccatcttttgtagcttggatagactAGGATGTCCCAAATGTTTGTGAATTAGGTTTGCAGGGTCTGTAACAGAGCatgctgtgaaggaatttgaagaggtaagatggtaaaggccttgtgattcatgtcctgCGCCAATCGTCTGTCCCGTACTGCGGTCCTGCATTAGAAAAGAGTCATCAAGAAAGGTTATCCTACAATTAAGGGCAAGTGTCAAACGACTAacagatgcaagattaaaaggacaatcAGGAacataaagaacagagtctaGAATGACAAAAGATAGAGGTTTGGCTTTTCCAATTCCTTTTGGTTTTGTTCGGATCCCATTGGCTAAAGTAATAGCaggaagagattgtgaataaacaatattaGACAAAAGTGATTCGTTaccagaaatatgatcagaagcaccTGAGTCTACAACCCATGATCCAAGAGTACTAAACTGTGAAACACAAGCAAAAGGATCACCAGCAACAGAAGCATCAGGCTGGGCAACTAACGCTACTTGTGGAGTTGTCTACTTACTTGCTCTATACGGGaggaactcattatattctgTTTGGGCAATATAAGCATTATTGGATGGTCGATTAGGCTGTGGAGATGTCTGCTTAGTTGCTTGATTTCGaaggaactcattatattcctttaCAGCAACAGGCTCATAACTAGATGGTGGACCATGCAAACTATGACATATATCCTGAGTGTGTCCAACTTTATGACAATAACTACACTTTGATCAAGATTTTCCAAAACTACCTCCTCCTCGCCGATTTTCCATAGGCTGATATGTTCGTTTTTCTATGTTTTGAGATGCAAGAATAGAAGAGTCAACAGTGGGTGATGAAACTACTTTGTGACCGGGAGGCACGGCAAGACGAAGCAGACAAGAGAATAACACATCAATTGTAGAAACCGTAGGACTAGCTAAAATCTGATCACGTACAGCATCATGGCCAGTAGAAAGTCCAGCAAGTGTAAGAACTAAAAACAACTTTTGTCTGTGCTCTTGTTGTTTTTCAACATTCGCAGTGACGGGCATCAATGTATCAAATTCTTCCATGACTGCTTGTACTTGTCCCAAGTAAGTAGACATATCGGATTCCTGTTTCTTCAAATTGGTCATTCGAGCTATCACATCATAAAAACGAGATATATCATTAGTGTATAAAGCACGAGCCTTTTCCCAAACTAAATAACACGTCTGGAATGGACGAGACAAGGGCATCAACTTGGAATCAATAGATCGTCATAAGAGACTACATAGTTGAGCATCAACTTTCTCCCATTGCTCTTTAGCTTTCGCATCATCCGCGCTAGACTTTCCCTTTTCATCTACCACACTCGCCTTGTTTGTTAAATGATCTTGGACACCTTGACCTTTGCACCACAACTCAACTGAGGAAGCCCAGgctaaataatttgaacttccCATTAATGGTTCGAAAGTGATCATTGGGCTTGAATTTCCGATACCGGTAGTTTTGGGGCTAAAAACATCATACCCTAAAGACATGTTGGGAATTTTAACTTGAAAGTACCAAGAACAGTAACTGAATCTctgaataaaaaaaaactatcagGAAAAAAAAACTGAAGCCGCCGGAACCCTAACTTCGGCGGCtagaattttcaaaaaagttGCTGGAATTTGAATATAGGGTAACTGGCCGAATCGGAAAAGGACGGCGACCCAACAAAAAAGGAACCACTCAAAAAATTCAACCGAAGAAGGCACACGCGCCGGCGCGTGATTGAACTTGCCAATTTTCGGCAGGCGCGTGGGGGCGCGTGGGGCTGATTTTCCAGTGATTTTAGGTCGGGTTTGCATCGCCTGAGCTTTCCGAGCCTCTTGGTGGTGTTGTATTTTTCACACAACccttaaaataaagaatgacacAAATCAGTCTCCGGAATTGACGACGGTGactgaagtttttttttttccttttcttaagtTTCTCAccaaagctctgataccatgataaagaaatgaactttgggcctaactcaacctcaaaaactagctcatgaggggaggattgcccaagaccatataaggagaccaaggaccctttaatcCACCGAtatgggactccaacaccccccccgcacgcccagggctgaacatctggagcgtggacaatataagacgggggactcaacatcggaaacaatgaactgggtaagcctggctttgataccatgtgagaaataatggagaaaaatattattgaatggtgtgtttacataattacatcaAGACCCCATTTATAGACACTAaagtacaatccttttccaagtaggatttggtatatactattcctatttctaaTAATATTCTAACAGAACATATAGAATAAGATTATAGCATATGTTCaattcataaattctttacaAAACTAAATTGCAGTTACTGATGAAATACTGACCACTTATAAGAAGCGATAAAATAAAGGGCAATTTTCATAAAACTCAATGAAATGCAGATGTAAAAAAGTAATGAAGCACTATTACCGGTTCCTCGCGAAGATTAATCCAGAGGATATGAGTCTTCTTCCCACTCAATTGAGTTCCAATATGGTCGAGAACATTTTGGATACCTTCAACTGTTGGAATAGCAACACCATGAACATGGTCGGCCTAATGCAAATTCTTTAGTCAGGGAACACAACATATTGTAAATGGCAAATCACAATCACAAACCTGCAACCCTCGTTACTAATAGATATTTCAAGGatttaaatttgtaaaaatcaattGTCCgttcttttaaaaagaaaaagaaaaaaaaaagtcgaCCAATATCGATGATCAGCTAAGAAACATGTGTAATCATAACAAAGTCATTGTAAAATAAGAGATCATATATGCATGTACTTTTAGTACTATTATGAGGACCACATGTAATTAAACCTGGCATCTCTtctccaagaaaaaaaaattgcacCTCATTTTAGGCATGCATCAATATGAAATCACCTAGATTGAAGGTCGCAGAGAAGTATGCCCCTTGAGATAGCCATAATATCTCTCCAACATAGCCATCCAAGAGCAATACCATATAAACCATAGCAAATGCAAGGAAATGGACACCCGTGAGAATACCAATTGCTTTGACCGCTCACAAGCAACAAAATTACATAATGTGGATTAACAATATCTTAAACAAGTCGAGATCAGTATGAAGATCCACAGCCTTGATAAATCATTATATTTTAGACCATGTATTGCAAATTCTTCCTCTCTACTGCAACTATGTCATTTCATTGTTGCAATACTGAAATTTTCTTCCAAACGAGAGTCCTATACAAGTCAATGTTCAATATTTTATGTGTTCCCAAAGTTatacaaaatataataacaaaatgTTTCATTTGAGACAATATATTTTAATTCTCCAGAAGCTCCTCTATTCCTCCCCCTCACAATGGTCTATATCGCTTTTATCCTTCTTTCTCTAGCTTTTTTCCTCTCAAACTGCAGAATGTTTCTTCAAGAAATCATGCACAATGTATCTAATACATCACAGACCACAATCTTGAGTCCGATATGCATAGTAAAGTCACTTACACCACATAGCATATTTCATTTGTAAGGATTCATTTGTAAAGAATGTTTCGGTAATGAGCTTGCTGTCCATCAATGCCTTTAGCTGCTTCCACAACATTAACCTAAAAATAGTGGAATTCTAGACGTTCCACTTCATCATGAGGAGATAGATTTTCAAGACACTTAACACTTGCTTTCAGGTCCAGGAGGTGATTCTAATATACAATCTCTACCAATCAAAAGAGATAGAACTAAAAAGGCATCTAAAGAGGGGAAGTAAATATCTGACATTATGTAACTCCTCAGTTTCAATTTTCTAATATCCTTCAGTATTGGATGAGTAGGAGAATGAGGTACACTTCtttcaaccaaaacaaaaaaacaaacaacataaaagGAGAAATAAACAAACTGAATGATTAGATATATTGTTAACTTTTACATGCAGAATTATGTACTGGTAAGTAGTAATTGTATTAAATCAGAAACCTGGCACTAAGTTAATgccaaagaaataaaatttgggaGAATTTTGTAAAAAGCAAAAGAGAGAAGATTCCACCAATAGAAAATCCTACTCCTGTAGTGAGTCTATAAAGTCAAGCCTATTAGTTTCATCTTTAACATCGTGTAGGTTATGCCCAAAACCATAAGCAAGTGAACTTAACCTTCCATATATGTGTAGAATTATGCAATATTTCACTTTTCCCAATCTTCATCAACAAATGCATGCAAAATGGCCTAAATGAATCCACGCTAGAAGTTAGAGGTTTAGTGAATCAAGAGAGATGTGTTTTTTTTATAACTGTGACATCCGGGTCAACTTGTGCCACATCACTAATTCCACGAgatacctcccaccagcaacagacACGTTAATTCTATCCAACAAAGCTAGAAcatatgggaagaaatcacctagtgtttagTCTCTGCTAGAAATTAAACCTGAGACCTCATAGTCCTTAACTCACGTCATTGACCACTAGATCACACCCTTGGGTGCCATGAGAACTGTGTTTTGATAGCTATGATTGATAAAATGTACCAAAAACCAGTACTTTTCAATAGCCATGATCAATAAAATGTACCAAAAAGGGAATACCAAACTTAATAAAAATTTGCACAGTCAAAAAGATTAGGAATTTTTTAGCAATCAATGCAGCTATTGACTGGTTGTAATTTAGCAAGATAGGACCTATGTAACTACAACACTTCTGAAGGATACTAACTGCTACCTTttctcgaaaaaaaaaaaaaaattaagaattttctaAAAACAATTTATCTGGATACAGAGTTTGACTTGGGCGTTATATAACCAGCaagtaataaaaaaaacaaatcatgATCACAACAAT is a genomic window containing:
- the LOC124888039 gene encoding uncharacterized protein LOC124888039, yielding MPLSRPFQTCYLVWEKARALYTNDISRFYDVIARMTNLKKQESDMSTYLGQVQAVMEEFDTLMPVTANVEKQQEHRQKLFLVLTLAGLSTGHDAVRDQILASPTVSTIDVLFSCLLRLAVPPGHKVVSSPTVDSSILASQNIEKRTYQPMENRRGGGSFGKS